GGGAGGAGTATAAGCGGTGCAGTAGTGTGGAGGATGATCCCCTTGTGCTTGATTTGGTGCCTTAGGTTGAAGAAGAATGGgaggtgctttgaagatagTGAACGTTCTATGGGGGAAATTACGGAGTTTTACTTTAGTACTTTAAGTTTTTGGGTGAAGAATCTAGTTCATAATGGGAATATTTGTAATGTGTTGTTTTAGTTGTGTTATCTTCTAGTTTGTATTTAGGTGTACTCATTTGTctacatcttgtgtacttgggctatgcttatttacttggaataaaattctctattaattataataataaaaaactaaaaatcacTCCTAggcgttgctcttgtatatgacctgtgtacttgggcttttgcctattcctaCAATCAATAAAAATCCCATTTACCGATAAGAGCCAGGGAAATGGTGTAATAGAAAATTGCACAAAATGagtatataaatttgaaaaaaatattcagGAACATTATCTCGTCTTTTACAGAGATGCTGGATTAAATCCATTAGTGATGCTGAAATATTAGCAGAGATTGGACATTAAAGTAGCCAAATAATTACCCATTATGTCCTCCATGGCCACCTTTAGGCAAAAGCCGCAACTTTGCAAATGGCAAATCTAAGTCATCAAAAATCTGTGGAAGAGAACCACAAGCTCAGATTCGAAAATTAGTGGATCggatattaaaaagaaagaaaaaagaaagcaaagctAAAAAGTGTAGGGATGGCAGGTTTGCAATGGGGAgagatccccccccccccccccccccccccccacaacaacccaaaaacacacccacacacaaaaaaaaaaaaaaaaaagcatttcaGCAGGCAAAAATTGCTATACCTAAAAAGTACATGAGAAAGAAAGATATTTTACCACAAGAACTTGCTTTAATGGAATTTTGTAATACGATACGATAGCCCCAACCTACACGAACCAATCCTCATTAAAACCATAGGAAAataacaagaggagaaaacctATCAATTACTAAATAGGAGAAATCGTCCAGATAGCTTACTTACAGACTCACCACTTGCATTCATGAAAGTTTGGGGTTTGGCAAACATAACTGGAACGTCTCCAATAAAACCTGCAAGATTGGATCAAATTCCCTTATCAAACATCATGAAAGATTGGATCTCACAAGCAGCTACTTTAAACCTATCATTTTGTAAGGTTTAGGACAGCATTGCAGTATGTGGACAACTAGCATAAGTTATACAATTTAACCATTATCATCATAAGCATAATTTTCAGACTATATTAACAGGCccattaaaaaaagttgaattcacATTGGGTTGTTGAATGCATTTTATATGTGCAATTACTCAATCCCAAAAAAGGAGAGAACACTTCACAATGAAAGGCAAACCTTTTCCTAACAGAGCTTTGAAGGAAACGCTGCTAATAGAAATCCCTTCAGCTTCGGCTATAGCATCCACCATCTCAAAGCCTACCTGAATAGAATTCCCTCATATTAAAACTTCAAAGTTCAAATGCCAACCCACGTAGCTCTAGCGCACTAACACTCATTAAACAAGCTCGATACCAAATATCAAGTTATAAAATTGATAATGGTtctgttaataataataataaaaaattcccaAAAGTATATTGAACTCTGTTAAAAATTCCTAAAAGTCACTGACAGCAGCACTacctaattttaaaatttatggcaTAAAACAAATTAAGGACCAATATTTTGTCTGGATGTTTGGAGGtaagattttcttaaaaaaaaattgaaattaaaaaaagccCTATAAAGATGGTTTTTCTCAAGATTTTGCGAAAACATTGGAAATGTTGAAATGGTAAAAGCTTTTAagagatgttttattaaaatttgagaaagtgatGGCTTATATTGAAAATATGTCAATAGAAAATATGTgagatatttctttaattatatgaaatttctttttgataagtaaaatataaactcaaaaaaaaaaaaaggggattaaaagtttattattgttttcattATGGTTTATTAAAGATAACCAAAATAAGATGGtttgacaaaaattattttatatataaaacgatttaaaaatattttcaaagccTTCTTATTGTAGAACATTACTTTAGTTCAAGTTGAACCCTGAAATCCAATTGCATGAATATCAAATGTCATAATATTTGCCTTTAGCGAGACTCTAGTCTAGAACATAAAATTTGACTAACAAGttccaaaattttattaaaacagagacagagagagagagagtagtacTGACATTGTGGCGGGTGGCTTGGTACTTCTTGCCCGGGTTACCAAGGCCGACAATGAGCCAAGGGAGCTTGGGCTTCGGGGCATCCACGACCACCGGTTCCGTTGTCGAGGATGAGCTCATGGACATGGACGCTGATGGAGCTGAAGCCAGAGGTGAAACCCGAGACATTCTCGTATCGTAGAAGGGTAAAGAAGGAAACGAGATTAGGGTCCTCCAACGGTTGCAATTAGCAACACGCGTGGTTCCGATTGATGAGATAGAAGCACCAACACTCATACTTCTTTCTGATTGCTATTATTATCTCTAAAGAATTGTAAGACTTCAATGAGACTTCAATAAATCAATGAAAGAAACCGATTTGGCTAAGGTTAAGGGTTTATGAGGAGATAGATAGACCCTAAAGGAATTATAATATGGAAGAGGATGGACACGTAAGGGTTTTCGCTTTTGTAAATGGGTTTATCTTGCCCGGGAAAAAACAAGGGGCTTGTTTGCTAGCCCAGAAAAAATGGTTCTGTTTGGACGTCGCTCACTTTCAGAACAaatatttttctagaaaaaaaatgaaaaatattatacttCTAGGATATTTgaaagaataattttaaaatgagtaataatattttatttataaaaacaaacctaaaaatagaaaaagaataagaataagaaaaacCAACTTATAAGACCGTTAGAAATCTAAGAGTATTGACAAcggattttttatctttatatgtaaaattatatcttttaaaaattaattttaaatatgaagaaaaatttctatattgaattatatattttttgatcaaataataataaaataataaagagataggagaaaaaagaaaagagtaaaaaagagagaaaagagagagttgggaggagagagaaaaaataataaaatatagtttgaagaaggaaaattaGGTCTTCATCTTTAAATAAGAACTATACatagttatttataattatagatatGAATAAACTAATGTAGACCATTTtaagaacatattttttaaatttaaagatgaagatgaagataaataatTCATTGCTAATGCAGGGATTTTGGAGAGTTCGACTACCACCACCATTGGGCAGTCATCATTACTTCTGTTTAGGATTGAAAATCGATACTATCGATAGATCTAAATAGATTTTTAGATCTCTGATGCCGATCAAAACCGGCCGACAGGGAGGGAACTAGCCGTAATCTTATGGCAGGTTCCGATTGGTTTGACAATTAATCTGTCTGTGATTAACTCGTttcaaatttatcaaaaaaattcatatcacaaatttaaaacaaatcaactgaaaaatcataaaaaattaaaaaatccatAATAAATTCACAGCAAAATCacagattaaaaagaaaaagaaaaagtggacCTTAAGTCATGGAGACATCGGAAATATGAGAAAAGGCTGGTGATGCATGGGTTTAATGAATGGGAGGGTAGCAACAATGTGGGGTCCTATAAGGCTAGGGACAGTGACTTCATTTTTGTTAAGGGGAAGTAAGACAGAGAAACTGAGAATTGGGAGGGAGCTGGGACTTGGGAGGGAAGTGGAACAACAGGGGGTAGTTTTTAAACCAACTTCACGTCCAAAACAACCTTGGTTCACTTTATTAAGTGGAACAACGTCGtttcatgtataaaaaaaaatttacattaatcTACTATCGGCTTGTTCGGCACTTTGACAATTGTTCAAACCAGGATTGAATCGGCCGACGTCGGTTTTAGCAAATCCCTACTGTCGACAGATCGGTTCTCCACTGATTTTGGTCAGTTTCTGACTCTTGCAACTAGATCCCATCGATGACGACTTGTTCGGTCAATTTTTGTACACTCTTATTTCCATTGGAGCCTAGAGGTGGCACACCCACATGTGTGGTTGGTcatatatagtttttatatactttttatatattcttttaaaaaattgattggaaaattcttttgtgttcttaaaataaatttagtggTTGACATATTTTAGAAGTTTGGTCTAACTCTACACTAGACATAATGCGTtgtcaataaataaaagaatagggaAATTTGAATGGCATTTCTATCCTAAAGGGAATAAAATATCCATTTCGCTTAAGCATAGGGTTTTCATTTTGCATATCAAACATTAGTCTTGATTTTCATTGACAACTGCATTTAAGAATAGAGTTTCAACATGTAGATACAAGCTGGTATTCCATAGTTTCGAGATCAGGAGTTCGAGTCATGATATAAGTTGAAATCATTTGTGGTAGTAAAGTCTGACCTTTTGGCCATATAAATGGACCTTGGACTAGTTAAATACTTTGGGAAGCTGTAATGACAGACTCGCCCTTTAAACAGTAGTTGTAACTCAAATCAGACATTTTGTAGTGAAAAGGAGCTCTTGTGATCATGATGTCCTAAAACAGTTGTTATACTGGTTGCCTCACCTCCCCTttcgcctatatatatataagagtttcAATCATGCTGATTGCTATATTTAATGTCATGGGTATGGTATTGGTCATTTGGTGGCAAGGGAagtgatatttgtaattttagaaTGTGCAAGTTTCACAtaatttgtttggaaaaagtGGATAGATATGAAATCCAAGTGAAAATGGATTTTTTTAGTAGTGGACTCTTACCCTTTTTCAAAGAGATTATATGAGACTTGTATATTCTAAAATTGATAATGCATAAAAATCCTAAAAGTtgaaatttacataaataactTTCAATTGAAATAAAgttgtaaaaatgattgtatgcaTGCCATTACTCTAAGTTTTATATTGACAatcctcttttccttctttatactttttggaaagaaaattatGGTGAAGGAAAACAGTTGTTACAAAGCTAAAAAACAATCCAAAAGACCATATATAACCCAAATAATGCATAAGAgaccatatttattcatttataacACATATATGGAATTTTAGCTCCAAACTGCTCCATACCTTTCATGGGAGTTCTAGCGAATGTATATATCCGCCTGACCTttcattttcccttttcttaGCCAAACAGATCATCCGCTACAACACTCAATTCTCCATGGACATGGTTTTTTGGAAACAATGCAAACCCAGAGCTCCTCAACCTTCATCCCTAATTATCTGCCCACTCCGACTCACTTTTGGGTTACCCAGGTGGTCCAATCTGATAAAACTATTAAACTTCCTTTGTTTTGTTTACAGGAAATGGAAGTtaatgtatatgtatgtatgttcataCATACAACTCTAGtacatatgtatgtatgcacacaTGCATGTATTTTGTGGGTTTTTAGTTTGCATCATTTAgaggaagagaaatgatatcTTTAGTCCCAAAGTCCACAAGTCTCGCgcatttcctttaaaaaaatagataaatctaaGGCTACATTTGGATGTTTAGCTGAGTTGAGTTAAGCTGAGTTCTTTCTTAATGGTAGTAAATTGAGTTTGTGGAGTGAGTTATGTGGAACTcatctaagatgagtttaaagatATCTATGAGAGTCCCATGTATAAAAAGGtttttgagttgaaaaatgttgtgggtCCCACGTGTAAaaaggttttgagttgagatgagtttagtaatttgagattttggtgttttgatgttagactcattttaaaattaggatGAACTAAGTTGATCTCAGTTGAGTTTAACAATCACACGGGGCCTAAGACTCATatgaaaaaactatttttttcaaaaggagtacAGGAGAATTAAACATTCTAgaattatatctagcattactcttagaAAAGACTTAAAAGAATTGTCACATTACATGAGTAAGCTAGCTAATTAGCTAATAAGAGTATTCCCATCCAATTCCCTAAACGCCCTTTATATCTATATTATGGAAAATGTTTTTGGGAAAACCTCAATAATCCCATCCCATTCGGATCCCTAAATTAGGGATTTGATTTAGAGTTGCTACAGTGGTTTCCCAAATATCAGGAACCACTATACATCCCTAATCAACTCATCTGCTTCCTTTCACACTGTTGGTCCCACATGAAAATCTCTCTTGAGTCTCAATTGCCCTTATTTCTATCAACTCTCTCTCGTGCCGTTTGCCAACATCAACGGTAGCCTCTCTTGATTGGCTGGAATATATGTCTCTCTCGTACAAATACACTTCTTGAATCGGTTTCCTCCATGGTTGGACTCTATCCTTCCCTCTCACACAAATCAAACACACACTCAAATCCCGAACTACCTTGGCTTTCATCTAAGACATTGCATAGTTTCGACTTATTGGATGTATGTATTAGGATCTTTGGGTAATCAAAATCGAAAACCCTACATTATGTGAGCTGCTCTAGGGTTTGAGTTTGGATTTTAGTTTTTCTTCACGGTATCTATTCAAGTTGATATAGTTTAGTTTGGACTAAATGAGATGCATTATTCTAGTTTGAATTCTTTATTGGTTTGAATTCATTCATAGACTATTTGACAACCATTTGAACTGATATGTTGGTTTGAATTTTAGACTGTTTATGTACTATTCTTTATGGATTCTCTCTACTGCTTTATAATTGTTTTCATtatctttgtttccattaattTTCTTTATGGATTCTCGCTACTGCTTTATAATTGATTTCActatctttgttttcttttatagattGTTTTGAGCTGATAAGAAAACAAACTTTTAAAAACAAACTTTTGTATCTCCTTATGACTTTATTGAACATTATTCACTATTAATATTATGCTTGAAAATACTTTATTGTATTTGCTAGATCAACCATTATATGATATTGCATTACACAGTTATACTTGGTTTCACTTTTTCTGCAAACTGTAAGGTTAAATGAATTTGTGGATAGTAAAATCCTCTTTAACTCATTTGggtaattataaatattgtgaacttcattttgtgtctgtttcttttcattttaagcTTTAAAGTTCAAGTCGAActctttgaattcatttctaTGAGTTAATATTCTTATACATGGTTACAATTTCTCTTTCTAACTTTGCATCCTATTAATGTTGCATGAGATGTTTATAGCCATGATTATCCACCATTTGTtgactcttttatttattgatatgtGAATGATGCTGCATAATAATTGGTGCATTGATCATCACCTTGCAACTATCAAACTTTTCTCCAAGACTCTTTTactttattgttttctttctcaaTAATTATGTAGGCACCTTCAATAATTACCTcgttatatttgaaaaatgtaagAAACCTACAGATAAAACTTCCATGGAATGTGTTAACACCCAAAAATAGCGCAACAATCCAGACGGAGAGAGAGATCCATTTCTAACCCTGTTGAGGTAGTTCTGGGTCTCAATTGTTGTTGTGTGGAGCCTCCAACGATAGTGCGGTGCGGCTGTATGGTGTTCATGCGTACATCTATGGTAgtgaacaataaataaatacaaagaaaatgaaCAGAGAGAGACACAAATTTACGTGATTCGACACTTAGCCTACATCTACGAGAGTTCAGGAAGGGAAGAATCCACTATAATATACTTGTTTACAATCTCTTATGGTCTCTCGTTCTTACTGTACATTGGAAATCTGAGTTCTATCCTCTGGTTTTCATCCTCTCACTGGAGTCTCTATGGTGAAGTTGAAAATGGTGAAGTCTCCCAGAAGCCTGATCAAAAGTCCCTAACGTCATATGTGTctgttccttttatttcttgccCCCTTTGCTTTATGTCACTTTCCCTTACTTTATATCTCATCACTTATTTTTCCTCGTGACACTCTCCCATCTCTCAACTTTTTGTCTCTTCCCTCTCTTTTCTCATTGTTCATTCCTGATGAGTTTCCCCCTTGGcctgtgtaacagcccgctagaaattcaattgtgaaatttctattaactttaggaacctcgtgaaaaccccataagttttcacaaatccattaagcgtataggtttttgtctaactacatagttagtgttattatttactatggtatcagaaatgtatttttgattattggagatagttagaagtgtcaaaatgtattatggtttgtgccattagactcggagggctatttaaagtcttatggcgcaataactttttttcatattttcggacaaaacgtctgttcaaaaactgtagatattattggataaaaagaaatattttgaggtaattttcatgactattattgggtaaaaatattttgagttgatttttatagatattattagataaaaatatcttaagttgtttttttgtagatgctattggatagaatattatgagataatcttttatagatattttgggtaggagaaaactacactcaactctcaactccagcctcatctcttccatatctcatccataattatctccagccacctctccccacgaaattatcttcatttac
This is a stretch of genomic DNA from Carya illinoinensis cultivar Pawnee chromosome 15, C.illinoinensisPawnee_v1, whole genome shotgun sequence. It encodes these proteins:
- the LOC122297199 gene encoding peptidyl-tRNA hydrolase, chloroplastic-like isoform X2, yielding MSVGASISSIGTTRVANCNRWRTLISFPSLPFYDTRMSRVSPLASAPSASMSMSSSSTTEPVVVDAPKPKLPWLIVGLGNPGKKYQATRHNVGFEMVDAIAEAEGISISSVSFKALLGKGFIGDVPVMFAKPQTFMNASGESVGAIVSYYKIPLKQVLVIFDDLDLPFAKLRLLPKGGHGGHNGMRNIIDHFKGNRDFPRLRIGIGRPPGKMDPVSFVLRPFNKQERDEAI
- the LOC122297199 gene encoding peptidyl-tRNA hydrolase, mitochondrial-like isoform X1, which codes for MSVGASISSIGTTRVANCNRWRTLISFPSLPFYDTRMSRVSPLASAPSASMSMSSSSTTEPVVVDAPKPKLPWLIVGLGNPGKKYQATRHNVGFEMVDAIAEAEGISISSVSFKALLGKGFIGDVPVMFAKPQTFMNASGESVGAIVSYYKIPLKQVLVIFDDLDLPFAKLRLLPKGGHGGHNGMRNIIDHFKGNRDFPRLRIGIGRPPGKMDPVSFVLRPFNKQERDELNFTFQHGLEAVRILLLEGFDNGAKFANSAKTLEQLG